In Cotesia glomerata isolate CgM1 linkage group LG1, MPM_Cglom_v2.3, whole genome shotgun sequence, one genomic interval encodes:
- the LOC123262182 gene encoding prosaposin: MKRILFALAAILAVSAAYVVQVAPEHEKHYHLLGEEFCTWGPGFWCKNITNAAKCGSTKHCIEKQWKDMKVPEDRDSVCQICKDMVQEARDQLESNQTQEDLKAVFEGSCKLMIVKPIIEECNKLVDQFIPELVETLASQMDPSVVCSVSGLCNSARIDQLLLENEQTLKKAYKKIIPLKNDEIKPDECSKCFTIATHMEDKLKKTSKDQFVDRLLEVCGHMGSFSDACSSIVLVHYRVLYDQLQNKFNAKSICHLSGQCSSVFHQHEDESDQTPKVEIRPLSSVGIVDIGDDLPCKLCQQLVGHLKDLLVANTTETEFKQVLEGFCKQTKSFKDECVSIVDQYYPEIYQYLVNGLDSNAVCEMAGICPAPGRKLDGPIMPLLPTESASVAIEIAKERKTKKAHNLGENGAGIKKTEADEMQLPTDLLTTSLHILGMPNMDVNGQKTCALCEFVLRELQQEITETSTEAEIEEAVNSKVCDKMPDVIGHMCHEFVQTYGNAVIAMFVQKIDPTLVCPLMHLCPTQEAIKEWEQIPEEHMIKSEVEDKPSCPLCLLAVNQLYNVIKSNKTEENIISELDRLCLHLPQDLSKQCVDLVKIYSKELIDMLLADMTPQEVCVALKLCDPQKNVGPTSNYPMDKDGEIISNEIPYFPLQTSKPFFSEKETTKCVICETIMEYLEKAMSKKSTRDEIEKLVHEVCEYLPKSAAKQCDNFVNEYADLVITLLSQEVSPREICTLVNACEDKVQQIMESVSECALCQAILSSVDNLLTNPKVDDRIEEVINSACDYIPPGKHDKCVMLLEVYEQSIINLLKMNVDTKKICTKMSLCSSTDMFAMSHVDFRKNRLQLRNLNVK; encoded by the exons ATGAAGAGAATATTGTTCGCACTTGCTGCGATTTTGGCTG tTTCAGCAGCTTACGTCGTTCAAGTAGCTCCAGAACATGAGAAACATTATCATTTACTTGGAGAAGAATTTTGTACATGGGGTCCAGGATTCTGGTGTAAAAATATAAC AAATGCAGCTAAATGTGGATCAACAAAGCACTGTATTGAGAAACAATGGAAAGATATGAAAGTACCCGAGGATCGTGACAGCGTCTGTCAGATTTGTAAGGACATGGTCCAGGAAGCGAGAGATCAACTGGAGAGTAACCAGACTCAAGAAGATCTGAAAGCTGTTTTTGAAGGCAGCTGTAAATTGATGATTGTCAAACCAATTATCGAGGAATGCAACAAACTGGTCGATCAATTTATTCCAGAACTGGTTGAGACTCTCGCCTCTCAAATGGATCCATCAGTCGTCTGCTCAGTTTCTGGATTATGTAATTCAGCAAGAATCGATCAGCTTCTGCTTGAAAATGAACAAACTCTCAAGAAG gcttataaaaaaataattccattgAAAAATGATGAAATCAAACCCGACGAGTGCTCTAAGTGTTTCACAATAGCAACACACATGGAAGataaattgaagaaaacatCGAAAGATCAATTTGTTGACAGACTACTAGAGGTTTGCGGACATATGGGTTCATTCTCAGATGCTTGCTCATCAATTGTTCTAGTTCACTACAGAGTATTGTACGACCAACTTCAGAATAAATTCAATGCTAAAAGTATCTGCCATTTATCTGGCCAGTGTTCAAGCGTTTTTCACCAACACGAGGATGAAAGTGACCAG acTCCCAAGGTCGAAATCCGTCCTCTGTCAAGTGTAGGAATAGTTGATATTGGTGATGATTTGCCTTGTAAATTATGTCAACAACTAGTTGGTCATCTGAAAGATTTACTTGTTGCTAATACAACAGAAACTGAATTCAAGCAAGTGCTTGAAGGTTTTTGCAAGCAAACTAAATCATTCAAAGATGAg TGTGTATCAATTGTCGACCAATACTATCCCGAAATTTACCAATACCTTGTCAATGGATTGGACAGTAATGCAGTTTGTGAAATGGCCGGAATTTGCCCAGCTCCTGGCCGAAAATTG gaTGGTCCAATAATGCCACTCTTGCCGACTGAATCAGCTTCAGTAGCAATCGAAATTGCCAAGGAAAGAAAAACTAAGAAAGCTCACAACTTGGGCGAAAACGGAGcgggaataaaaaaaactgaagCTGACGAGATGCAGCTTCCAACTGATTTATTAACTACTTCACTCCATATATTGGGTATGCCGAACATGGATGTAAATGGACAAAAGACCTGTGCATTATGTGAATTTGTACTTCGTGAATTGCAACAAGAAATTACTGAGACATCAACAGAA GCTGAAATTGAAGAAGCAGTCAACAGTAAAGTTTGTGATAAAATGCCTGATGTTATTGGTCACATGTGTCACGAATTTGTACAAACATATGGTAATGCAGTAATTGCTATGTTTGTCCAAAAAATTGACCCAAcattg GTTTGCCCGTTGATGCACTTGTGCCCAACACAAGAAGCAATAAAGGAATGGGAACAAATCCCAGAAGAACATATGATCAAGAGTGAAGTCGAGGACAAACCAAGCTGTCCATTGTGTCTTTTGGCTGTTAATCAGCTCTATAATGTTATCAAGAGCAACAAAACTGAA gaAAATATAATAAGTGAACTAGATAGATTGTGCTTACATTTACCACAAGATCTGTCGAAACAATGCGTTGACTTGGTTAAAATTTACAGCAAAGAGCTTATTGATATGCTTTTGGCAGACATGACACCACAAGAAGTTTGTGTTGCGTTGAAATTGTGTGACCCACAGAAAAATGTCGGCCCGACAAGCAATTACCCAATGGATAAAGACGGCGAAATTA tcagCAATGAAATCCCATACTTCCCTCTTCAAACATCAAAACCGTTTTTCTCTGAGAAAGAAACTACCAAGTGCGTAATTTGCGAAACAATTATGGAGTATTTAGAAAAAGCAATGAGCAAAAAATCAACTAGAGATGAAATTGAAAAGTTAGTTCATGAAGTCTGCGAATATTTACCGAAGTCAGCGGCTAAACAGTGTGATAACTTTGTCAATGAATACGCGGATTTAGTTATTACACTTTTGTCTCAAGAAGTTAGTCCCCGTGAGATCTGTACTCTTGTCAATGCATGTGAAGACAAAGTTCAGCAAATAATGG aATCAGTATCTGAGTGTGCATTGTGTCAAGCGATCCTTTCATCGGTTGATAATTTACTAACAAATCCTAAGGTTGACGATAGAATTGAAGAAGTAATTAATTCTGCATGTGATTACATACCGCCGGGCAAACACGATAAG TGTGTGATGCTGCTTGAAGTTTACGAGCAGAGTATTATAAActtgttaaaaatgaatgtCGACACTAAAAAGATCTGCACAAAAATGTCTCTATGTTCTTCAACAGACATGTTTGCAATGTCTCACGTTGATTTTCGCAAAAACAGACTTCAACTTCGCAATTTGAATGTTAAGTAA
- the LOC123262194 gene encoding RNA polymerase II-associated factor 1 homolog, giving the protein MLPTETASPMDTSISPFPETTKTPLMYDCKRSDILCRMQYSNKLPDIPFDLKFLIIPFKSTRFSEYTPSSLERNHKHEFLTDYDMGIDVDLVDIEKYASTETETSLHPDDEKLLEDDCFTLPVSKRSKMYSTKVVWLRSTEYISPGNTRLQPQVFEKIEAQVGGKSIKKLIAEGIHYLDHDQQLKAIDKTFADNKIPIEKHHNKPNVYPVEVLPVFPDFELWKHPCAQVIFDIDPSPAGYSQPQQLELMSQAMLRGVMDENEEQFVAYFLPSDETLEKRKKDMEADVDYQDDESYGYKMFREYNWNVKSKSTEGYEENYFMVLRDDGLYYNELETKVRLSKRTKSGGLMNRTKLIVKHRPLNDHELNVQKFRTNHFKSLVTDNNEGDEGIDVSEHGEDEEEEGDGQNGEERFSSRNLRSRSRSLSSNRSTDVNSQDESHRSIRSEQNSHSIEIIADRNSECTDQDTEAESD; this is encoded by the exons ATGCTACCTACTGAGACAGCCTCGCCTATGGACACAAGTATAAGTCCATTTCCAGAAACTACGAAAACACCACTAATGTATGATTGCAAGCGTTCCGATATTTTGTGTCGGATGCAGTATTCTAATAAACTTCCTGACATTCcgtttgatttaaaatttctgattaTTCCATTTAAATCTACAAG ATTCTCAGAGTATACTCCATCGTCATTAGAAAGAAATCATAAGCATGAATTTCTTACAGATTACGATATGGGAATAGACGTTGATTTAGTAGACATTGAAAAGTATGCAAGTACCGAAACGGAAACCTCATTGCATCCTGACGATGAAAAGCTCCTTGAAGATGATTGTTTCACACTACCTGTTTCAAAAAGATCAAAAATGTATTCTACAAAAGTAGTATGGCTTCGTAGTACTGAGTACATATCACCAGGAAACACTAGACTTCAGCCGCAAGTATTTGAGAAAATAGAGGCTCAAGTTGGCggtaaaagtattaaaaagcTTATCGCTGAAGGGATTCATTATTTAGATCATGACCAGCAGTTAAAAGCCATTGATAAAACATTTGCAGATAACAAGATACCCATCGAGAAACACCACAACAAGCCCAATGTCTATCCTGTTGAAGTGCTGCCTGTTTTTCCAGACTTTGAACTCTGGAAGCATCCTTGTGCTCAGGTGATATTTGACATAGATCCTTCACCCGCTGGGTACTCACAACCTCAGCAGCTTGAATTAATGTCACAGGCAATGTTGCGGGGAGTAATGGACGAGAATGAAGAGCAGTTTGTTGCTTATTTTTTGCCGAGTGACGAAACTCTTGAGAAACGTAAGAAAGACATGGAGGCGGATGTTGATTATCAAGACGATGAGAGTTATGGATATAAAATGTTTAGAGAATACAATTGGAACGTTAAATCCAAGTCGACTGAGGGCTACgaggaaaattatttcatgGTTTTGCGGGACGACGGGTTGTATTACAATGAACTGGAGACGAAAGTCCGTTTGAGCAAGAGAACAAAAAGTGGCGGCTTGATGAATCGTACCAAGCTGATTGTCAAGCATCGTCCCTTAAATGATCATGAATtaaatgttcaaaaatttcGTACTAACCATTTCAAGTCTTTGGTTACTGATAATAATGAAGGTGATGAGGGAATTGATGTCAGCGAGCATGGAGAAgacgaagaagaagaaggagaTGGACAAAATGGAGAAGAGCGTTTTAGCTCCAGAAATTTAAGATCAAGATCTAGATCTTTGAGCTCTAACAGAAGTACGGATGTAAACTCGCAGGATGAATCTCATAGATCAATTAGAAGTGAACAAAATTCTCattcaattgaaattattgcTGATCGCAATTCTGAGTGTACTGATCAGGATACTGAAGCTGAGTCTGATTAA
- the LOC123262316 gene encoding uncharacterized protein LOC123262316, producing MRRDVLRLYKDLLRYGDNLKFTHKKYFKSRVKQDFYDNLELNNPNDIQFCLEKGRELLSKKKVI from the exons atgagAAGAGACGTGCTAAGGTTGTATAAAGATTTGTTGCGATACGGCGATAATTTGAAGTTTACTcataagaaatatttcaaGTCAAGAGTAAAGCaagatttttatgataatttagaGTTGAATAATCCTAATGACATTCAATTTTGTTTAGAG aaaggACGTGAATTATTATCCAAGAAAAAAGTCATCTAG